One Leptolyngbya subtilissima AS-A7 genomic window carries:
- a CDS encoding DUF2834 domain-containing protein translates to MVRRLLLATIWIGFVGYTLWLAPLDQPFTWFFAYNLVTLQWGEINAYLMVIFWMMGVWPMIYACLMFADGRVQPFPAWPFFVVSNLVGVIGLIPYLLVRQRNSAFSGKKDFWLDLLDRRSTGVALLLTTLMLFTIAITVGNWNDYVMQFRSYAFVHLISLDFCLMGLIFPLTSLIDDDMQRRGVYRPERVWAIALVPLFGPLLYLCWRPALLSLPSTRETLSNGFSKAL, encoded by the coding sequence ATGGTAAGGCGATTGCTGCTGGCGACGATTTGGATTGGCTTTGTGGGCTATACCCTCTGGCTGGCCCCGCTCGATCAACCGTTCACCTGGTTCTTTGCCTACAACCTAGTGACGTTGCAGTGGGGAGAAATCAATGCCTATCTCATGGTCATCTTTTGGATGATGGGAGTTTGGCCGATGATCTACGCCTGCCTAATGTTTGCCGATGGGCGTGTGCAGCCCTTTCCGGCTTGGCCGTTTTTTGTGGTCTCAAACTTAGTTGGGGTGATTGGTTTGATCCCTTACTTGCTAGTGCGGCAGCGCAACTCCGCCTTCTCTGGTAAAAAAGATTTTTGGCTCGACCTGCTCGACCGACGCTCTACTGGAGTTGCACTACTGCTCACCACCCTAATGCTGTTCACCATTGCGATTACGGTCGGCAACTGGAACGACTATGTGATGCAGTTTCGCAGCTACGCCTTTGTGCATCTAATTTCCTTAGACTTTTGCCTGATGGGGCTGATCTTTCCGCTGACATCGCTGATTGATGACGACATGCAGCGACGAGGGGTCTATCGGCCTGAGAGAGTTTGGGCGATCGCCCTAGTGCCCTTGTTTGGTCCATTGCTCTATCTGTGTTGGCGACCGGCACTGCTCAGCCTACCGTCCACCCGAGAGACGCTCAGCAACGGTTTTTCTAAAGCTCTGTGA
- the mtnA gene encoding S-methyl-5-thioribose-1-phosphate isomerase, which yields MSLAVRLPFYCVETVMMAPSDTHVYPVVWQNDHLVLIDQRQLPERYNIVSIRRCDDVVRSLRSGIVQGGSAMGLAAAYGLYLGAIEIHTDDPIAFWERLEAIGDQFKQTRPDKAHLQWAVDRMLAVAHHSSDAIEVVRGQLLAEAQAMQAEDFSLCHAIGDYGIAVLPQSPAKLTLLTHCNHGALATSGYGTSLGIMRSLWQAGRLERIYAAETRPTFQGSRLTAWECVQEGIPVTVVTDSMAAHCMQRGLIHGVLAGADRIAANGDTLSKIGTYSLALVAKAHDIPFVVAASASTIDLTIASGAGIAIVEHPPEEIYELGDRVTSPNGAEFYNPASDVTPAGLITAIVTEKGAFASHQLERVSQL from the coding sequence ATGTCATTGGCTGTACGGCTGCCCTTTTACTGCGTCGAAACTGTGATGATGGCTCCTAGCGATACCCACGTTTATCCGGTGGTGTGGCAAAACGATCACCTAGTGTTGATCGACCAGCGGCAGCTGCCGGAGCGCTACAACATTGTGTCGATTCGCCGCTGCGACGATGTGGTGCGATCGCTCCGCTCTGGCATTGTCCAGGGCGGTTCGGCCATGGGGCTTGCGGCTGCCTACGGCCTTTACCTGGGGGCGATCGAGATTCACACCGACGACCCTATCGCCTTTTGGGAACGGCTGGAGGCGATCGGCGATCAGTTTAAGCAGACCCGGCCCGACAAGGCCCACCTGCAGTGGGCGGTGGATAGAATGCTGGCGGTGGCCCACCACTCTAGCGATGCCATTGAGGTGGTCAGGGGTCAGCTCTTAGCCGAGGCCCAGGCGATGCAGGCAGAGGATTTTAGCCTGTGTCACGCCATCGGCGACTACGGTATTGCAGTGTTGCCCCAAAGCCCGGCCAAGTTAACACTGCTGACCCACTGCAATCACGGGGCGCTGGCGACTTCGGGCTATGGCACGTCGCTGGGCATTATGCGATCGCTGTGGCAAGCGGGCCGCCTAGAACGCATCTACGCCGCCGAAACCCGTCCCACCTTTCAAGGCTCGCGCCTCACCGCCTGGGAATGTGTGCAGGAAGGCATTCCGGTAACTGTAGTAACCGATAGCATGGCGGCTCACTGCATGCAGCGGGGGCTGATCCACGGGGTGCTAGCCGGAGCCGATCGCATTGCCGCTAACGGCGACACCCTCAGCAAAATTGGCACCTACAGCCTGGCCCTGGTGGCCAAGGCCCACGACATTCCCTTTGTGGTAGCGGCCTCGGCATCGACCATTGACCTCACGATCGCCAGTGGAGCAGGGATAGCGATCGTAGAACACCCCCCTGAGGAGATTTACGAACTGGGCGATCGCGTCACGTCTCCCAACGGTGCAGAATTTTACAACCCCGCCTCAGACGTTACTCCAGCTGGTTTAATTACGGCGATCGTGACCGAAAAAGGAGCCTTTGCCTCTCATCAACTGGAGAGAGTTAGCCAGCTTTAG
- a CDS encoding DUF167 domain-containing protein — translation MTVLTVRVKPSTKQQKATHLDNGSWLLHLKAPPQDGKANQELIVLLAQALGIPKTQVHIKSGHTARIKRVEIDA, via the coding sequence ATGACGGTGCTGACGGTGCGGGTGAAACCCAGCACCAAGCAGCAAAAAGCCACCCATCTCGACAATGGCAGCTGGCTACTCCACCTCAAAGCCCCACCCCAGGATGGCAAGGCCAACCAAGAGCTGATTGTCCTGCTAGCCCAAGCTTTGGGTATTCCCAAAACTCAGGTGCACATCAAGTCGGGACACACCGCCCGCATTAAGCGAGTCGAAATTGATGCGTAG
- a CDS encoding molybdenum cofactor guanylyltransferase, with protein MTSLAAVILAGGRSSRMGRDKGLISIGEETLIQRTCQIALQCTDRVSVVTPWPDRYRPTLPNAVGFIVETPSPGQAGTFQGPLIALITALSILQDRPEPPTWVLVLACDMPNLSAAVLAAWRNQLANLEPQYLAYLPKRQHRWEPLCGFYRVAALDALEQYAATGGRSLQAWLNQQAIAPIADIDEAMFVNVNTPSELAEWQKTKDS; from the coding sequence ATGACCTCCCTAGCTGCCGTAATTTTGGCGGGGGGCCGCAGCTCGCGGATGGGGCGCGACAAAGGCCTGATTTCAATCGGTGAAGAAACACTGATTCAGCGCACCTGCCAGATCGCGCTGCAATGTACCGATCGCGTGTCTGTCGTTACCCCCTGGCCCGATCGCTATCGACCTACCTTGCCCAATGCGGTCGGTTTCATTGTAGAAACTCCCAGTCCAGGCCAAGCCGGTACGTTTCAGGGACCGCTGATTGCGTTGATCACAGCCCTCAGCATTCTGCAAGACCGACCAGAGCCGCCCACTTGGGTGCTGGTCTTAGCCTGCGATATGCCCAACCTCTCGGCAGCGGTACTAGCTGCTTGGCGCAATCAATTGGCCAACCTGGAACCACAATACCTGGCTTACTTGCCCAAGCGTCAGCACCGCTGGGAACCGCTGTGCGGGTTTTACCGAGTCGCTGCGCTGGATGCCTTAGAGCAATACGCGGCGACCGGCGGGCGATCGCTGCAAGCCTGGCTCAATCAGCAGGCGATCGCCCCCATCGCCGATATCGATGAAGCTATGTTCGTCAACGTCAACACACCCAGCGAGCTAGCCGAGTGGCAAAAAACCAAAGATTCCTAG
- a CDS encoding rhomboid family intramembrane serine protease translates to MVPLKDYNPGQRTPYVTYGLIALNIAIFVYELSLPAYGLTDFFHSWALVPDELSTSFNTEVSVPNAEEWVTIFTSQFLHGGFLHVAGNMLYLWIFGNNVEDQMGHGRFLVFYLLCGMLANLAQWFFAMGSEIPSLGASGAIAGVMGAYIFRFPEVRILTLVPLGPFPLPLRIPALFYLGIWFVQQAFYGFASLGAPAMIGMESGGIAYWAHAGGFAIGALVGPVFGLFSQPSLEVGAETPSAE, encoded by the coding sequence GTGGTACCCCTAAAAGACTACAACCCAGGTCAGCGTACGCCCTACGTCACCTACGGGCTGATTGCGCTCAACATAGCCATTTTTGTCTATGAGCTCAGCCTGCCCGCCTACGGATTGACCGATTTTTTCCACAGCTGGGCCTTGGTGCCCGACGAGCTTTCCACCAGCTTCAATACGGAAGTCTCAGTCCCCAACGCTGAAGAATGGGTGACGATATTCACCAGCCAGTTTCTCCACGGTGGCTTTTTGCACGTGGCCGGCAACATGCTCTACCTGTGGATCTTTGGCAACAACGTCGAAGACCAGATGGGGCACGGGCGGTTTTTGGTGTTTTACCTGCTGTGCGGCATGCTGGCTAACTTGGCCCAGTGGTTCTTTGCCATGGGTTCAGAGATTCCGTCTTTGGGGGCGAGCGGCGCGATCGCAGGCGTTATGGGAGCATACATCTTCCGTTTCCCAGAGGTGCGCATTCTCACTCTGGTACCCCTAGGGCCGTTTCCTCTACCGCTAAGAATTCCAGCGTTATTTTACCTGGGCATTTGGTTTGTGCAGCAGGCATTCTATGGCTTCGCCAGCCTTGGGGCTCCGGCCATGATCGGTATGGAGAGCGGCGGCATTGCCTATTGGGCCCACGCCGGCGGCTTTGCCATTGGGGCGTTGGTGGGCCCCGTATTTGGTCTGTTTAGCCAGCCCAGTCTAGAGGTTGGCGCAGAGACACCAAGCGCCGAGTAG
- a CDS encoding pentapeptide repeat-containing protein: MDSQSIPVTMGQVLDLYAAGRRDFSHLDFHEAWMPGLELPGINLSQANLVSINLHGAMLAGAKLGGCNLWRANLENADLEGADLARAVLIRAELSQVNLTGANLRCSDLRLATLHYGTLIGADLRNANLSYADLRGADLTNANLRGADLTGANLRNTTLGLAKLEGTRLDRAWMDEAEPPHPELSSKV; encoded by the coding sequence ATGGATTCTCAATCCATCCCCGTAACCATGGGCCAGGTATTAGACCTGTATGCCGCTGGTCGCCGCGATTTTAGCCACCTCGATTTCCACGAAGCATGGATGCCTGGGCTAGAGTTGCCCGGCATCAACTTGAGCCAGGCCAATTTGGTGTCGATCAATTTACATGGGGCTATGCTGGCCGGGGCTAAACTAGGCGGCTGCAATCTGTGGCGCGCCAATTTAGAAAATGCCGATCTGGAAGGTGCCGACCTAGCTCGTGCGGTTTTGATCCGAGCTGAACTCAGCCAGGTTAACCTGACGGGGGCCAACTTGCGCTGTAGCGACTTGCGCCTGGCCACCCTACACTACGGCACACTCATCGGCGCTGACCTACGCAACGCCAACCTCAGCTACGCCGATTTACGCGGTGCTGACCTCACCAACGCCAATTTGCGTGGTGCCGACCTCACCGGTGCCAACCTGCGGAATACGACTCTAGGGCTTGCCAAGCTTGAGGGCACTCGCCTCGATCGCGCTTGGATGGACGAAGCCGAACCACCTCATCCCGAACTGTCCTCTAAGGTTTAG
- the murQ gene encoding N-acetylmuramic acid 6-phosphate etherase, whose translation MTANSSLTNPAEPADRGHLLTEQANPRSAQLDRLSALELVDLFNGEDQRTLAAIAGAREALAAAIDAASEALRQEGRLFYVGAGTSGRLGVLDAAECPPTFCTPPELVQGIIAGGSGALVKSSEGLEDIAEDGAAAIAERDVQSHDVVVGITAGGTTPYVQGAIAAANQRGATTVFMACVPADQVPTEADIDIRLLVGPELLAGSTRLKAGTATKMALNILSTGVMVRLGKVYGNRMVDVAVTNTKLRDRALRILCDLTDLDREAAADLLDRSNQQVKLALMMHLGNLDAQAAAERLAQHQGQLRQALADRAEGVGEGEA comes from the coding sequence GTGACCGCTAATTCTTCCCTCACTAACCCTGCCGAACCCGCTGATCGCGGCCACCTGCTGACCGAGCAAGCCAACCCCCGCAGCGCCCAACTCGATCGGCTCAGCGCGCTGGAACTCGTTGATTTGTTTAACGGTGAAGACCAACGTACCCTGGCCGCGATCGCTGGGGCTAGGGAAGCGCTGGCAGCAGCGATCGATGCCGCTAGCGAGGCGCTGCGCCAGGAGGGGCGACTGTTTTACGTGGGCGCAGGCACCAGCGGTCGCCTAGGGGTGCTCGATGCGGCAGAGTGCCCACCCACTTTTTGCACCCCGCCCGAGCTAGTTCAGGGCATTATTGCCGGGGGATCCGGGGCGCTAGTAAAAAGCTCTGAGGGGCTAGAGGATATTGCCGAAGACGGTGCCGCGGCGATCGCCGAGCGCGACGTGCAGTCCCACGATGTGGTAGTGGGCATTACCGCTGGGGGTACGACGCCCTACGTCCAAGGGGCGATCGCCGCTGCGAATCAACGCGGTGCCACCACCGTGTTTATGGCCTGCGTGCCCGCTGACCAGGTGCCCACCGAAGCCGACATTGATATTCGTCTGCTGGTTGGCCCAGAGCTGCTGGCGGGCTCGACCCGGCTGAAGGCGGGCACGGCCACCAAAATGGCCCTCAACATTCTCTCGACGGGAGTGATGGTGCGCCTGGGCAAGGTCTACGGCAACCGCATGGTCGATGTGGCGGTGACCAATACCAAACTGCGCGATCGCGCCCTGCGCATTCTCTGCGACCTAACCGATCTCGATCGTGAGGCTGCCGCTGACCTACTCGATCGCAGCAACCAGCAGGTCAAACTCGCTCTGATGATGCACCTGGGCAACCTCGATGCCCAGGCGGCGGCTGAGCGCTTAGCCCAGCACCAGGGACAGCTACGGCAGGCTTTAGCTGACAGAGCTGAGGGGGTAGGCGAAGGAGAAGCCTAA
- a CDS encoding DUF4870 domain-containing protein translates to MSTPTSTLIDRARQGDAHAIAQLLTPSLAAGVVARGQWRGTMLHLDLEADTAIPQNLVVPHIRRGLMRLGLTCPIDGVWVSGRQTGADTADWQECFSLTGAFNPADAQAAGAVEDAISAASSSPATAENAGSMALPQDFSTEESVPPPIVSTPPAHSASDKDRGGVPNATLVALTHLVPLVSYLAVGGQWLGGWPLFWGSSFLLPWRVVAPLALLLVKGAGSGANPNAAFVQSQAKAALNFQLTMLIAWIVTIALMFILVGFLLVVPLALIEIVSCIVATTQAAEGKPVRYAIAIRFVR, encoded by the coding sequence ATGTCAACTCCTACCTCAACCCTGATTGACCGAGCCCGCCAGGGCGATGCCCACGCGATCGCCCAGTTACTGACTCCCTCTCTGGCCGCTGGTGTGGTCGCTCGTGGCCAGTGGCGGGGCACCATGCTCCACCTCGATTTAGAAGCTGATACGGCTATCCCTCAAAACCTGGTGGTGCCCCACATTCGCCGTGGGCTGATGCGTCTGGGGTTAACTTGCCCCATAGATGGCGTGTGGGTCAGTGGGCGACAAACCGGTGCTGACACTGCCGACTGGCAAGAATGCTTCAGTCTCACGGGCGCGTTTAACCCAGCGGATGCTCAGGCGGCTGGAGCGGTTGAGGATGCTATCAGTGCAGCGTCAAGTTCGCCTGCTACCGCGGAGAACGCTGGGTCAATGGCACTACCACAGGATTTTTCGACTGAGGAATCGGTGCCTCCGCCGATTGTCAGCACGCCGCCAGCGCATTCCGCTTCAGACAAGGACAGGGGGGGGGTGCCAAACGCGACCCTAGTCGCGCTGACTCACTTGGTGCCGCTGGTGAGCTATCTGGCGGTTGGTGGCCAGTGGCTAGGGGGGTGGCCGCTGTTTTGGGGAAGTTCGTTTTTGCTGCCCTGGCGAGTGGTGGCACCCCTAGCGCTGCTGTTAGTTAAAGGTGCGGGATCTGGGGCAAATCCCAATGCTGCCTTCGTTCAGAGCCAGGCCAAGGCGGCTCTGAACTTTCAGCTAACGATGCTCATTGCCTGGATCGTGACCATTGCGCTGATGTTTATTTTGGTGGGCTTTTTACTGGTGGTGCCCCTGGCCCTGATCGAGATCGTCAGCTGCATTGTGGCGACGACTCAAGCCGCCGAGGGCAAGCCCGTCCGCTATGCGATCGCCATTCGGTTTGTGCGCTAG
- a CDS encoding DUF3110 domain-containing protein: protein MVVYVLLFNARTDNEGIHAETINGQNIILMFEHEDDAIRYALMLEAQDFPEATVEGFDQAEIEEFCESAEYGYRLVPEGTLAVPPDQTLEEITWDPDDPDAVAPLADSAPPTDDGGLSQAELDRMRQQLEKLL from the coding sequence ATGGTGGTGTACGTGCTGTTGTTTAATGCCCGCACCGACAACGAGGGTATTCATGCCGAAACCATTAACGGGCAGAACATAATCTTGATGTTTGAGCATGAGGACGATGCCATCCGCTATGCCTTGATGCTGGAGGCTCAGGACTTTCCAGAGGCCACTGTGGAGGGGTTCGACCAGGCTGAAATTGAAGAATTTTGCGAATCTGCTGAGTACGGCTATCGCCTGGTACCCGAGGGCACTTTGGCGGTCCCCCCCGATCAAACCCTCGAGGAAATTACCTGGGACCCCGACGATCCCGATGCCGTTGCTCCCCTAGCCGACAGCGCTCCGCCCACCGACGATGGCGGACTTTCTCAAGCTGAGCTAGACCGCATGCGCCAGCAGCTTGAGAAGCTGCTCTAG